From Salmo salar chromosome ssa09, Ssal_v3.1, whole genome shotgun sequence:
gtgtgtgtgtgtggctcagttggtagagcatggtgtttgcaacgccagggttgtgggttcgattcccacgggggaccagtacgggaaaaagaaaatgtatgaaatgtatgcattcactactgtaagtcgctctggaaaggagcgtctgctaaatgactaaaatataaatgtaatgtaaaatgtgtgtgtttttgtgtgtatatagatagagccatccctacagttgaagtcggaagtttacatacacttaggttggagtaattaaaactagtttttcaaccactccacaaatttcttgttcataaaactatagttttggcaagttggttaggacatctactttgtgtaatttttccaacaattgtttacagacagattatttcacttattcactgtatcacatttccagtgggtcagaagtttacatacactaagttgactgtgcctttaaacagcttggaaaattccagaatgcggtgtcatggctttagaagcttctgataggctaattgacataatttgagtcaattggaggtgtacctgtgggggaaaaaaaggaAGCTTGCAGCACAACATACCTATAATACATTCAGCACAGGCCAAGAGGCTTCAGGCATTCTTTATGGACGGCTGTGAGAAGTTTTACACTTCTAGTTGGATTACTAGGCCCTTATCGGTCATGCTCTCTCTCCTGACAATCCTTTTTCTTAGAGCACACattcgtatgtatgtatgtaatgtatgttttCCCCTAACCTTACCGCCCATATCTGGAGTAAATTAacagacaacaacacttaggcttctacttctagGTTATACatgctatatacattttacggacacagtgtattttacaatagttattgtttgtttttaatccctTCCTTCacctaccctcaacccctcccatctatctctgaagaccatccagtttgatttctagtTCACAtttatttttaactgtgctgttttaACAAGTTCTgaacctaaactcagcaaaaaaagaaacgtccctttttcaggaccctgtctttcaaagataattagtaaaaatccaaataacttcacagatcttcattgtaaagggtttaaacactgtttcccatgcttgttcaatgaaccataaacaattcatgaacatgcacctgtggaacggtcgttaagacactaacagcttacagacggtaggcaattaaggtcacagttatgaaaacttaggacactaaagaggcctttctactgactccgaaaaacaccaaaagaaggatgcccagggtccctgctcatcttcttgaacgtgccttaggcatgctgcaaggatgaggactgcagatgtggccagggcaataaattgcaatgtccgtactgtgagactcctaagacagcgctacagggagacaggacggacagctgatcgtcctcgcagtggcagaccacgtgtaacaacacctgcacaggatcggtacatccgaacatcacacctgcgggacaggtacaggatggcaacaacaactgcccgagttacaccaagaacacacaatccatccatcagtgctcagactgtccacaataggctgagagaggctggactgagggcttgtaggcctgttgtaaggaagGTCCGGTGACGTCACCAGagatcaccggcaacaacgtcgcctatgggcacaaacccaccgtcgctggaccagacaggactggcaaaaagtgctcttctctgacgaatcgcggttttgtctcaccaggcgtgatggtcggattcacgtttatcgtcaaaggaatgagcatacaccgaggcctgtactctggagatggatcgattttggaggtggagggtccgtcgtggtctggggcggtgtgtcacagcatcatcggactgagcttgttgtcattgcaggcaatctcaacgctgtgcgttacagggaagacatcctcctccctcatgttgtacccttcctgcaggctcatcctgacatgaccctccagcataacaatgccaccagccatactgctcgttctgtgtgtgatttcctgcaagacaggaatgtcagtgttctgccatggccagcgacaaGCCcctatctcaatcccattgagcacgtctgggacctgttggatcggagggtgagggatagggccattccccccagcaatgtccgggaacttgcaggtgccttggtggaagagtggggtaacatctcacagcaagaactggcaaatctggtgcagtccatgaggagatgatctgcagtacttaatgcagctggtggccacaccagatactgactgttacttttgattttgaccccttttgttcaaggacacattattcaatttctgttagtcacatgtctgtgagaTTGTTATAAAATATTTGAGTAAAGCAGTAAGAGACGTTTGAGTATATATAAGATGCTTAAAGTAAAGGAATTTTATGTATTGGCGTGGCAAGCTATACAGGGAGAAGAAAGGTCTGAGAGAGAAATGGGAGTATAATAGAATGGGTTCCAGCGAGATAGCTGAATTAGCTCAGTTTAAGTAGAGAGGGTTTcagttgttcagtttatgtctcagttgttgtatcttatgttcatacaaatatttacacgtttgctgaaaataaacgcagttgacagtgagaggatgttaatttttttgctgagtttatatacactttacggacacagtatattttacattagttatcttattagtcccacccttcagctccactcaacccctcccatctatctctgaagacatcccatttttttcttctatttgccatattttaactgtgctgtgatgtttcacaaaagttctgaaccttgttattctcatagtttctacagatacAATTTTCTGAAAAAAGTATTcatatattattgatcgatttgactgacttttcaaatcacccagtattgctttTTGTAAAGTTAGCTCAGGTaagtgttgcaattcttcagccattcctggacctacgaccaaaaacaagctacatatggacagtatcaAAACAAATGATTGAATGATTGTCTCTTCGcaaacaaaatctgcagagctaggattgttgtatcccccatatatattatatttttttagaAAAATTCAAAGTTTTGATCTGCCGTCGTTTtgcatatcagttcataaaccatgtgccatggaatcggtacattgcaaatctcttcccaactattttgcaatctatacaTCTCCCTGAGGTTAGTTTACTTCATCTGTTTGTGTGTGCTCTCCATTGGGTTTGTGTGTCACAGTTGTTTCTCTCATCACAGGGACACTCACAGCTCTAGAGAGCTTCCTGACAGCCAGCACAGGACCTGAGGTAAGACTCCATTACCCATAAATCCACACACTGCCCAGGCCTCATTTGTCCTGTAAACAGTAAATCATTGTAATCCCTGCCTCATCTTTGTAAGAATCTGTTTTTAAAAGTGTGTTGGTACTccgatctgtctctgtctcagggtGGTTCTATCAATGATGGGACATGGAAGTCGGCCATCTATGGTTTTGCTGACAGCGGGAAGCTGCGGAGCCTCAGAAAGAAGTTTGGACACAAACCTCTCCCTGTGGTGGGCTCAAAGATCAAACGCAGGTAcagggagctgtgtgtgtgtgtgtgtgtgtgtgtgtatgtgtgtgtttgcgcttGCACGTGTGTTTATTTGATATTGAATTAActttacattgtgtgtgtgtgtgtgtgtgtgtgtaggagtgccCTGTTCTACAGCAATGAGGTTCAGCAGTATGCAGTTCCGTTCATGGGAGCCGACCCCTCGGTGGTGAAGAGATCTCAACGCTTTTTGCTGGAGGAACACCAGGAAACACCTGtgggtctctctcacacacacacacacacacagagcgagagccTGTCATGAGCACAGTGCAATTTTTGTGGGATGTGGCTCTGTCTAAACGTGAGAAATAGAATATGGCCTACTAAATcttgggtgtctgtgtgtgcatcacAGCTAGGGCATGGGGTGATGACTTGTATGTATTTAATGTAATAATGTTGGCTCCAAACTTCATTACAAGGGATAATGGAGTACATTTTGTTGATGTAAGACTTATTTATGTTAAAAcatcttaaggatcggaccctttttttttcaatttaagtttacacactcccaggaatgtcatacatgatggatcattagcttccctacagaaaagactaatcttcacacatctagatggctgggcggtgtgggtgtggagccagagacagcagtggggtcaaactgtagaccccagttcctacattttgaatataaacatttatttttttcaaacaaaactacactacatttttatctctgggaccctcaggatgacaaatcagagcaagattactgaatgtaagtacattatttaccttcagaggtgaatatatcaaaccagttgccgtaataaatgttttgttgtgcactatcctcaaacaatagcatggtattttttttctgtaatagctactgtaaattggacagcgcagttagagtaacaataatttaagctttctgcccatataagatatgtctatgtcccggaaagttggcAGTTGTTTACAACGGCATTCAAGTCAAAGAAAGACATGCTCTGGTTCTTTGGCGAATAgaaagtattttttaaacctcaGGCTTTGGGctctgtgtcaatgtgtagttacTAGATACATAGTCTTAGGTGTAAAGTCACCCGTTTAGGGGACCTGCGTGGTTCTGTAACCGGTTATGACTGAGTGATAGCCCTGGTTCCCACAGACACGGTAGTATATTTTTTGCACCTGTGTGACgtaggatgtgaaatctgaaacaacttgaagctgggatgtccctcctaccatttcaTTCCCTTTTccgactgtccatcaactccttGCTGAGCCCCACGTCACAGCCACTGACAATGAACATGCCTGCAATCCTTACATCGTAGCACAGCAGGGGAGAGTGGTTTCATCACTATAGCACATTGATATCGATTTGTAGCCATTCATCTAAAAGAATCCATAGATTTTAAACACTTTCTGTTTGTCATAGATGGACAAGATTATTATGAGATGAAAGGCGAGTTCCTAacgagttcaggaagccaagctaCAGCTCTGTGACGTTCATAGCGATGGGGGGCAGATGTTTTGATCGAGAAATCTTTAGAATATATGCACATTATCTCTAACACTAAACATACAAGTATGTATTTCACAGTTATAAGGTTAAATCTTATAGTTAGTGCTTTTATAATTTGATAATTCTATATTTAGAAAACATGTAATTTCAAGCCTTATACATACATTTTTGTTCAATAGGAAATACGTCATATACAGTAAAgtatttgtactgtgtacttgagcttATGTTcaagtgactacacctcagcaatttaactatttttaccagaaaggtgagattttaacCTGTCATGGAGTATACAGCATTCTACAGTATACAGCATTACATTAACAGTCTCAAATAATGTAGTTACATTTAAGAggataatctatgagcagaatgaCTGTTTTACATCAATTAGCCACGAATTCCCTAGGTTTGAAAGCGACTTTTCTTGAAGCTATGCCATGCAATTTTCCCTACATTTCCTCCCTTGTGGGCCCCCTTGCAATTAAAATTCTAGCTAATGAGCTTCAGCCCCCCTTtcttgctcactctctctctgggcaaTCCGCAAATTTAGTGTGATGTGACCCGTTTGGCCTTTTGTGTGGCCCCAGGTCCAGTATGGTGCATATGCAGGAGTAGGAGGTGTGGCCAACATTGTCAAGATGCTATTCGCTGGGATGATGTTCTGGTTCCTGGTCAAATTCAGCTTTGGACGAGACCTGCTGATTAAGGtgaacaaggacacacacacactgatatatacatacacacacagaatgaaaacctctctcactacctcttttttttccccctcttctctgtctttAGTATCCAGAGTTTTTCTCCTTTGGTTTCTTCTCCAAGGATGGACCGACAAGAAAGCAGGTACAGTTTTATGAATATCTCTTGTTTGCAAAATTGCCAGTGATTGGTGTTTGAGTGTCACTCGGATGGATGGTTGGTCCTTCTCGTCAGTGATTGGTGTGTTTCTGTGTCACTCAGATGGAGGGTTCGTCCTTCAAGTTTGCCTTCTACGGAGAAGGTTACACTGAGGGACAGGACCCCAGCCAGGGACGACCCAATGCTAAGATCCGCACACTAGTCCAAGGACCAGgtacatgaacacacacaaaccGCACTAGTCCAACCCCTCCTCCACGTAATCTGCCGCTGCTGGGGTTAACACAACGCTTCTCTCCCTGTTTCAGAGGCGGGCTACGTGGCCACGCCCATCGCCATGGTACAGGCCGCTATCACCATCCTGAACGAGCCCACAGCCCTCCCCAAGAAGTGAGTTCACACACAGGGTAGTGTTTGTGCGGCTATTGTATTACATCTGATGCATGTCAtctcaacctcctctctctctctttctctttctctttctctctctaggggaggtgTGTACACCCCAGGAGCAACCTTTGCCAAAACTAAGCTGGTGGAGCGTCTCAACAAGCATGGCATCCAGTTCTCTGTCATCTAATGTGTGACCCCTGACCCCCATGTCATCAGCACTTATCACTAGATGGTCATGCTGCAAAGTGAAACTTGGCTAGCGGCAACATTTAGTTAATTAGGGTTGGGTCACGTTTAAAATCAGACTAGTTTTTAAAGAGACAGTTTCCTTCTTGTCAAATAATGGTGCCTCCGCTTTAACTAACTCGCCAACAGTTGTGCAGTTTGtcatggctcagtagagtagaagagaAATGCCTGTGAGTGCCTGTTTCTCTCAAAAAAGCTTGACTGCATTATGATGCTTCTGTCCTTCCTCTGATCAATACTTGTTTAATTTCCAAGCACTGTCCGAAACCTACCTTACTTCAAGAAGATCAGAAATTCCTCCTTTGAACGATGGTGTGCTGTAATCAAATATAGTTTAGCGGGATCTGTTTAAAGAATGTGCAACAAAGTAGTGCTTGCTGCTTGTTAGAAATGGTTGTTTTGGGTACTACATACACACAAAGCTGAAATGATCCTTTCCACAACTTTGCAGTGTCTTCTGTGATTCACTGAGCATGTGTTGGACAGGTTCTGTTCTCTACTTGGCTGAATAAAACCAACACTACTGAAATAAACTAGCCTCGTGTCTGATTCCTCACCTGACCAGTCAGAGTTTAGTTTCAGAGGTCCCGGTCTGACAACTCTTAAGGCTGGATTAAATCCGTATTGCAGAAGATCTGCATAAAAAATGAAGGTAATTTCAGATTGAGCCGACATGTGCAGCGTttgccgtgaatgcagtctccgcaaaCGTGGGAACATTGGCTTTATTTTGGCTCTACAGTTCATATTTGATGTAGTTGGCTCAGAACTATTTCAAGTGTTAGAGGTATATTACATATAAATGTAAAGCAGTGTTGATGGACGTAGGTCCATTTAAATACTTGAATGTGCATGCAGGATATTGGAATGCTGGAAATGGTTAGAGTCCGGGAAAGAAGAGACCAGACGTCCGAATTGAAGCCAGTTAACAATCTTTATTACAATCATCACCTTTCGGTTGTGCCATTCAGATTCCATCGGGTGATTACCGGCATAAAAGGGCCAGTATGGCATACTGGTAAAACATGAGCCTATCATAATTAAAACAAAGATGGGAAGAAAACAGGCTAATACACCATTTATCATTACAGCATGAGAAATTAGCGAATGAACTTAAATGGGTGGTATAGCTTCAGTTCGGTGTGGTTTGAGGTAAACAGTCAAATGACTGGCGGGGACAGAGGGGATACATCAAACAACTCCGGCTATAAGTGTGTCTGTCATTACACTTGTGTTAATTGCCTCCATCAAAGGGTGGGTGCACTGTTTTAGATACAGGAATTCTTGTTTTGCTGACGAACGTGCCCAGGTATAGCCTACTTAAGTGATTCGTTTGACAATCATAAACATGCCTGGTTGTGTTACTGCACCATTAAAAGTTGGTACGTCTTTACTATTAGGCTCTTGATCTTAAGAAGTACCAGAATCTGCACTCTGATAGAAATACTGCATATTTATTTTTCAGGGAACGTATCCAATATTAATTATTTTCCCCTTTAGTGTATGTGATCTTTGAATATGGCTCATTACCTCCAGTGTAAAGTATATTATACAAGCATACAGTTGGGACTTTACTGCTCTTGTCAACGCTATCCATGGTTGTGATAACTTGACTCAATTAATGGTTTAAGTTCCATGATCTCTCATATGTTTTCTTGATGCTCTTACATGTTGGATGCGAAAGTGAAACCCCTCCCACGGTCAGAGCAATGGtagggcttctctcctgtatgtgctCTACGATGAAGACGTATTGAAGTGTTTCCCACAATCAGGACAGGAGTATTGCTTCTCTCCAGTATGCGCCTTCTCGTGTTTTGACATTTCCTAATTGAGAGAATCCCAACCCACACTCAGTGCAGTGGTATGGTTTTTCTCCAGTATGAACTTATGTACTGCTAATACACTTAATGTTGTAAAACACATCCCACTCAGAGCAATGATAGGGCTTCTCTCCGGTGTGTATTTTCTGATGTGATCTTAAACCTGAAGCGTGGGCGAAACACTTCCGCCAGTCAGAGCAGTGAtatggcttctctccagtgtgtatcctctggtgtgattgtaattcatggagagagagacctttcttcccacagtcagagcagtagtGGGGTTTTTCTCCTGTGTATATGCTGGTGTGTGTTTAGGTTACTGAGCTGAGAGAATGATTTCCCATAGTCAGGACAGTGataaggtttttctcctgtgtgcCACCGTTGGTGTGCTACTAAGGAATTAAGGTTTGCGAATTTCTTGTCACAGTCAGATAAGTGATAAGGTTTTTCTCCAGTGTGTATGCGCTTGTGACTGATTAGGCTTCCTGAGGTAACACactttttcccacagtcagagcagccatacctcttctctcctgtatgtaacATCTGATGTGATTTAAGAGCACTCATTGCTCTGAAATTTTTCCCACATTCAGTGCAGTGATAAGGTTTCTCCCCAGTATGTATctgctggtgtcttgttaaatgTGCTAATTGAGAAAATCTATGCTCACAGTCAGAACAGTAATATGGTTTCTCTCCAGTATGTACTCGCTGACGCTTCGCCATATTTCCTGCTTGAGAGAAGCTCTTATTGCAGTCAGAGCAGTGGTAAGGTTTTTCTCCCGTATGAACTCTGTTGTGTATTTTTAATCCAGTTGATGTtttgaaactctttccacagtcagagcaggggtAAGGGCTGTCTCCTGTATGTATACGCttgtgtgtacatgcatgctTGATAAACcactgaatctcttcccacactaAGAGCAGGGGTATGGCTTCTCTGCTGTATGTACAAGCTCGTGTCTTTTCAGGAATGATAAACATACAAATTTCTTCCCACATTGAGAGCAGTTGATCGGTTTCTTGGCTTTGGTTTTCTGATGTTGTTTGGCTTCTCCTGAGGCAGAGTGAGGGTTGGGTCTTTCTTCTGTTGAAATGAGAGACTGGGGTAACACAATAGACAGAACAGCCACACATACCAACCAAACACTTGCACAGGATTTCAGCAAAAACCTGGGTTTATGAAATAGCTATGAATCAATTTGTAATTCCAGAATTGTGGCTGAATATAACCGTATGCTGCATATTTGAAAATATCCTTCAAGTGCACAGagacaatgttccctctaagctgcgcgTAGCTCCCGGGACTGCagcgcagaagaaatatcagcccgtGCAGAGAAGGACAAGATTGAACTTcattcaactttctagagtttacCCTTTAGttaacgtttccctttactgagggaattgtgatcgaatcaacgcaatattagccactttcaatgcaacataccgaaacaaaactatGCAATAGATTTTattgtaggcagaacgcatcggagtaggattctattgcattgagaCACACTGGTGCGGCATaaccagagctgcagtaggcctatatgcaaataaacCATTTCCATATACGTATCTGTGCCATTcattttgaactggactgtgtttaccacagtagcctacttgaccatTGTCTGAAACGAACTCAAAGCAGATACAGCCTCAGTGTTTCAATTAAAACACacactggaagttgcacagaattttcacaacgttcaagtttgcactcagcagacctgaaatttgctcagtgctgaAGAAAAGTAGAGGGAACATTGCACAGAGCTCTAATAAAACATGCACTTACTCTGAGAAATCCAATCCCTGATGTCCATTGTTTTCCTGCAGTTTGTCAGGCTTACATACAGTTTCTTGGGGGGAGGAAAGGAGTGCTGGACTCCACTGTTAGCCGAACTGGGTTCTGACTTCACTGGGCTCCGACTGGTCTTCTGTATTCTACAATTACAAAACACACCACTAGGCTACAGGCCACACTCATATCATATTTTTCAAAGAATATTCCATTAATTTAAACTTTGACATCTTAGACTTAGGTATAAGATATCTAAATGCATGATAatattttgtatttgtttaaaaatGTCTTATTGGCCCATTCTCTTCAGAGGACAAACataacttttttttacatttgtttttttccAGCTACTTTGTTACATAGATTATTCatacatttcacacatgttatatgacaaaatattgttttatttacaCATGAAATAGATTGACATACGGTATACATAATATGGTGTTTTCGGTCCTAACTGTTACAGATCATGAGTTTTTAATGCCACCCCTCAActtctctcagcccatcccacctatatcTGTAGACCACCCTCTCTTGATTTCCATGTGCCATGTAttttaactgtgctgtgatgtcttAAATGAATTGTGAACCTTTCTAATCTCAAAGTATCCACATTCTAAATATAAAGATAGCTTTATGTACCATCAACACCAAATGTTGACTGGGTTTATTTGCCCAAGATGTAGAGTATATTGTCTGGTTGGTTTATGAATAATGACCTGTATCTTCCTGTAGTCTGTCAGGATCACAGACAGCCTCTTGAGAGGGAAGGAGCGCTTGTCTTTATCCAAAAAGAACAAACACACATCGTTACATTAAGATATGAATattgaaataaaaatgtatttggttCTCGGCTTAGGGTATAGTGGCAGGTTTAGGTATGGTAGACTAGTTGGGATTATTTACTTTCATGATCAAACCAGTCTCACTCATTGATGGATAAATAAACTCAATTGGATGCTTTAAAGGTCCCTAGGATAAATGTGCCAATTCTGGTTGCATTAAGTCATTAACTATCTTTGCCAAGATGGGTAACTGTCAAATGTAGCATAAATATGTATTTAACCATTATCACATATGATAAATATAAAGACTAAAGAGTCTGGTCTAGGTTATCTGCAAttgctacattttttttctcagaATTTTATATATAACCACtgattcttgaaaaatataactgataaatgcttcatgagcttagttcagctGTGTAGCCTGAAATATATCTGCAAGCAGCAATGAACGGGGTCTGTAGTAGGGTCTgttgcctgtagtgtggttttccactttaattttgagtgtgactccaaatccagacctccatgggttgataaattcgatttccattgattatttttgtgtgattttgttgtcagcacattcaactatgtaaagaaaaaagtatttaataagattattttattcattcagatctaggatgtgttattttagtgttccctttatttttttgagcagtgtaataGCTTAAAAGTAAAGAAAGAGTACATTTTAGCCTATATTCTCTCGTTTGCTGTAGGGGCCTGTTTAGCCAACACATCAACCACCTCATTCTGGGCTGGGACCTAGCAAATGGGTAAACCATTTGAATTCCTGTCTTTGTAGTTGAGCCCCACCTTCCCACCCCTCCCCCCACTTTACGTTTGTGGAAGCCTGAACAAGGCCTACCGCTGGACTCCTATCCATGAGAACAACATCCCTTTTTAAAAAATGATTTAAaacctacagtatattagtttaatGACAGCAGAGACCATGGCCGAATTCGGATTCTGGAATGTAATAGCATTAAATATTTAGTGAAAAAAATATCCCATTCTCCCCACCTCTTCCTTTAC
This genomic window contains:
- the scpdh gene encoding Probable saccharopine dehydrogenase (The RefSeq protein has 1 substitution compared to this genomic sequence), encoding MAKVDTSSSRPYHIVIFGASGFTGQFVVEEVARTVSEGPNGTLTWAVAGRSPQKLDKVLEQAAGTLGKPELRTAVEVIVADVGEPDSLAAMCKQAVIVLNCVGPYRFWGEPVVKACVENGAHCIDICGEPQFLESMQLNYDSQAADKGVYIVGACGFDSIPADMGVIYTRDQFKGTLTALESFLTASTGPEGGSINDGTWKSAIYGFADSGKLRSLRKKFGHKPLPVVGSKIKRRSALFYSNEVQQYAVPFMGADPSVVKRSQRFLLEEHQETPVQYGAYAGVGGVANIVKMLFAGMMFWFLVKFSFGRDLLIKYPEFFSFGFFSKDGPTRKQMEGSSFKFAFYGEGYTEGQDPSQGRPNAKIRTLVQGPEAGYVATPIAMVQAAITILNEPTALPKKGGVYTPGATFAKTKLVERLNKHGIQFSVI